Proteins encoded together in one Mastomys coucha isolate ucsf_1 unplaced genomic scaffold, UCSF_Mcou_1 pScaffold16, whole genome shotgun sequence window:
- the CUNH1orf43 gene encoding uncharacterized protein C1orf43 homolog isoform X1, which yields MASSSNWLSGVNVVLVMAYGSLVFVLLFIFVKRQIMRFAMKSRRGPHVPVGHNAPKDLKEEIDIRLSRVQDIKYEPQLLADDDTRLLQLETQGNQSCYNYLYRMKALDAIRASEIPFHAEGRHPCSLMGKNFRSYLLELRNTTTPFKGVRKALIDTLLDGYETARYGTGVFGQSEYLRYQEALSELATVVKARIGSSQRQHQSAAKDLTQSPEMSPTTIQVTYLPSSQKSKRPKHFLELKSFKDNYNTLESTL from the exons ATGGCGTCTAGTAGTAACTGGCTTTCTGGAGTGAATGTCGTGCTTGTGATGGCGTACGGGAGTCTG GTATTCGTACTGCTGTTTATTTTTGTGAAGAGACAAATCATGCGCTTTGCAATGAAATCTAGAAGGGGACCTCATGTTCCTGTGGGACACAATGCCCCCAAG GACTTAAAAGAGGAGATTGATATTCGACTATCCAGGGTTCAAGATATCAAGTATGAACCCCAGCTCCTTGCAGATGATGATACCAGACTACTGCAGCTGGAAACCCAGGGGAATCAAA GTTGCTACAACTATCTATACAGGATGAAAGCTCTAGATGCCATCCGTGCCTCTG AGATCCCGTTTCATGCTGAAGGCCGGCACCCCTGTTCTTTAATGGGTAAGAATTTCCGCTCCTACTTGCTAGAGCTGCGAAACACTACCACTCCTTTCAAGGGTGTTCGAAAGGCCCTCATTGATACCCTCCTGGATGGATATGAGACAGCCCGCTATGGGACAGGG GTCTTTGGCCAGAGTGAGTACTTGCGATATCAGGAGGCCTTGAGTGAGCTGGCCACTGT GGTCAAAGCACGAATTGGGAGTTCTCAGAGACAACACCAGTCAGCAGCCAAAGACCTAACTCAGTCACCTGAAATGTCGCCAACCACAATCCAGGTCACATACCTGCCCTCCAGTCAGAAGAGCAAACGCCCTAAGCACTTCCTCGAACTGAAGAGCTTTAAAGACAACTATAACACCCTGGAGAGCACGCTGTGA
- the CUNH1orf43 gene encoding uncharacterized protein C1orf43 homolog isoform X2, with protein sequence MRFAMKSRRGPHVPVGHNAPKDLKEEIDIRLSRVQDIKYEPQLLADDDTRLLQLETQGNQSCYNYLYRMKALDAIRASEIPFHAEGRHPCSLMGKNFRSYLLELRNTTTPFKGVRKALIDTLLDGYETARYGTGVFGQSEYLRYQEALSELATVVKARIGSSQRQHQSAAKDLTQSPEMSPTTIQVTYLPSSQKSKRPKHFLELKSFKDNYNTLESTL encoded by the exons ATGCGCTTTGCAATGAAATCTAGAAGGGGACCTCATGTTCCTGTGGGACACAATGCCCCCAAG GACTTAAAAGAGGAGATTGATATTCGACTATCCAGGGTTCAAGATATCAAGTATGAACCCCAGCTCCTTGCAGATGATGATACCAGACTACTGCAGCTGGAAACCCAGGGGAATCAAA GTTGCTACAACTATCTATACAGGATGAAAGCTCTAGATGCCATCCGTGCCTCTG AGATCCCGTTTCATGCTGAAGGCCGGCACCCCTGTTCTTTAATGGGTAAGAATTTCCGCTCCTACTTGCTAGAGCTGCGAAACACTACCACTCCTTTCAAGGGTGTTCGAAAGGCCCTCATTGATACCCTCCTGGATGGATATGAGACAGCCCGCTATGGGACAGGG GTCTTTGGCCAGAGTGAGTACTTGCGATATCAGGAGGCCTTGAGTGAGCTGGCCACTGT GGTCAAAGCACGAATTGGGAGTTCTCAGAGACAACACCAGTCAGCAGCCAAAGACCTAACTCAGTCACCTGAAATGTCGCCAACCACAATCCAGGTCACATACCTGCCCTCCAGTCAGAAGAGCAAACGCCCTAAGCACTTCCTCGAACTGAAGAGCTTTAAAGACAACTATAACACCCTGGAGAGCACGCTGTGA